In Halobaculum rubrum, the following are encoded in one genomic region:
- a CDS encoding carboxylate--amine ligase, giving the protein MADTVHDTDALVAALADADFDRPPALVANAHITGVSVARALSAHDVPVIALDRTDTGLAPPSEAVDHAGQVTYPLDDADGFRADVERVADALDHDPVAFACMDEWVRGFAETEPAGVRLPFSDLAGVERVLDKANLYALCEDLGVPYPETYEVGEHGVEAVIEALSFPFVVKPAHKRKFEEAFGTNVIEVADRGEFADVVAEAEEYDATVLAQEKVNVEVGRDTSLASYMPPESADRDPVAVVGNAAVRFPAFGTSCLVERIEEPAVREHALAVLEETGYHGISESEFVYDADREEYVLLDVNTRPWKWISMPVAAGANLPMAAYADAVDDAEYEAETAVDGPQDARWTYLPDYIQRCLTDEAFWDVLSDDDWASLFSGEFEREGELTTGLYRPSDPAPAVKYLTGEFTDREYYCSC; this is encoded by the coding sequence ATGGCCGACACCGTTCACGACACCGACGCGCTCGTCGCGGCGCTGGCGGACGCCGACTTCGACCGCCCGCCGGCGCTGGTTGCCAACGCGCACATCACCGGGGTGAGCGTCGCCCGCGCGCTCTCGGCACACGACGTGCCCGTGATCGCGCTGGATCGCACCGACACCGGACTCGCGCCGCCCTCCGAGGCGGTGGACCACGCCGGGCAGGTCACCTACCCGCTGGACGACGCCGACGGCTTCCGCGCGGACGTCGAGCGGGTCGCCGACGCCCTCGATCACGACCCGGTCGCGTTCGCCTGCATGGACGAGTGGGTTCGCGGGTTCGCCGAGACGGAGCCCGCGGGCGTCCGCCTGCCGTTCTCGGATCTCGCGGGCGTCGAGCGTGTGCTCGACAAGGCGAACCTCTACGCGCTGTGTGAGGACCTCGGGGTGCCGTACCCCGAGACGTACGAGGTGGGCGAGCACGGAGTTGAGGCGGTCATCGAGGCGCTCTCGTTCCCGTTCGTCGTCAAGCCCGCGCACAAGCGGAAGTTCGAGGAGGCGTTCGGAACCAACGTCATCGAGGTGGCCGACCGCGGGGAGTTCGCGGACGTGGTCGCCGAGGCCGAAGAGTACGACGCGACGGTGCTCGCGCAGGAGAAGGTGAACGTCGAGGTGGGGCGGGACACCTCGCTCGCGAGCTACATGCCGCCGGAGTCCGCCGACCGCGACCCGGTCGCGGTCGTCGGCAACGCCGCCGTCCGGTTCCCCGCGTTCGGGACCTCCTGTCTGGTCGAGCGTATCGAGGAGCCCGCCGTCCGCGAGCACGCCCTCGCGGTGCTGGAGGAGACGGGGTACCACGGCATCAGCGAGTCGGAGTTCGTGTACGACGCCGACCGCGAGGAGTACGTGCTGCTCGACGTGAACACGCGGCCGTGGAAGTGGATCTCCATGCCCGTCGCCGCCGGGGCGAACCTCCCGATGGCCGCCTACGCCGACGCCGTCGACGACGCGGAGTACGAGGCCGAGACGGCGGTCGACGGCCCGCAGGACGCGCGCTGGACGTACCTCCCGGACTACATACAGCGGTGCCTCACCGACGAGGCGTTCTGGGACGTGCTCTCCGACGACGACTGGGCGAGCCTGTTCTCCGGCGAGTTCGAGCGCGAGGGGGAGCTGACGACCGGGCTGTACCGCCCGAGCGACCCGGCGCCCGCGGTGAAGTACCTCACCGGGGAGTTCACCGATCGAGAGTACTACTGTTCCTGTTGA
- a CDS encoding Vms1/Ankzf1 family peptidyl-tRNA hydrolase, which produces MIDRLLGRRRLKERIAELEGERDDAVARMEAEERRRGEAARKRQAAEKRVNELETRVTELEDRLERAAAEDAERSVDFRRVETLRPGRRDEVLSRLRSLETEPEGALSAFVADDGDVPDPVAAALGDRASLVRRAAPTLVYADDAGVVSCALAPALDPEPFCEWTDGFRVDDAWFRPTGRFAFGLVRSDTFGLGVYEGDERVDLRTVRTDVMDEHDKGGFSQARYERLREEQIDEHLDECREALAELPADLDRVVLVGDRGVVNRLEGNADRTASSDATGKPEAALEEAFAEFWTVRLRLI; this is translated from the coding sequence ATGATCGATCGACTCCTCGGCAGGAGGCGCCTGAAGGAGCGCATCGCCGAGTTGGAGGGGGAGCGCGACGACGCGGTCGCGCGCATGGAGGCCGAGGAGCGGCGCCGCGGCGAGGCCGCACGCAAGCGGCAGGCGGCCGAGAAGCGCGTCAACGAGCTGGAGACGCGGGTGACGGAGCTGGAGGACCGGCTGGAGCGCGCGGCCGCGGAGGACGCCGAGCGGTCCGTCGACTTCCGCCGCGTCGAGACGCTTCGCCCCGGCCGCCGCGACGAGGTGCTCTCGCGGCTTCGAAGCCTCGAAACCGAGCCGGAGGGCGCGCTCTCGGCGTTCGTCGCCGACGACGGCGACGTGCCCGACCCGGTCGCGGCGGCGCTCGGCGACCGCGCGTCGCTCGTGCGCCGGGCCGCGCCGACGCTCGTGTACGCGGACGACGCGGGGGTGGTATCGTGCGCGCTCGCGCCGGCGCTCGACCCCGAGCCGTTCTGCGAGTGGACGGACGGCTTCCGTGTCGATGACGCGTGGTTCCGCCCGACGGGACGGTTCGCGTTCGGGCTCGTCCGCTCGGACACGTTCGGGCTCGGGGTGTACGAGGGCGACGAGCGCGTCGACCTGCGGACGGTCCGGACGGACGTGATGGACGAGCACGACAAGGGTGGCTTCTCGCAGGCGCGCTACGAGCGGCTCCGCGAGGAGCAGATCGACGAGCACCTCGACGAGTGTCGGGAGGCGCTTGCGGAACTGCCCGCGGATCTGGATCGGGTGGTGTTGGTGGGCGATCGCGGCGTGGTGAACCGGCTGGAGGGGAACGCCGACCGGACGGCGTCGAGCGACGCGACCGGGAAGCCGGAGGCGGCGCTGGAGGAGGCGTTCGCGGAGTTCTGGACGGTTCGGCTGCGGCTGATCTGA
- a CDS encoding DUF5813 family protein, translating to MSDTDDGSPADGDSGGDADIDDDGTDDPALSRRVRRAARDHDAVDDDGPDGTLAVTSTPFDAVLAVAEADDGRVEFDVTVSVPTLSAVAEDEVADVVEDGWLDTFERRIVSVGDVTAAGHDLDPAVERDGDEVTVTESIRDVNERRGLNDAVAIVDFVEGTYVQGVIPGYEYGEPVTGLISSARAAGGDEGDGVF from the coding sequence ATGAGCGACACCGACGACGGGTCCCCGGCCGACGGCGACTCCGGAGGCGACGCCGATATCGACGACGACGGCACTGACGACCCCGCCCTCTCCCGACGCGTCCGACGCGCCGCCCGCGATCACGACGCCGTCGACGACGACGGCCCGGACGGCACGCTCGCGGTCACCTCCACGCCGTTCGACGCCGTGCTCGCCGTCGCCGAGGCCGACGACGGCCGCGTCGAGTTCGACGTGACCGTCTCCGTGCCGACTCTCTCGGCCGTCGCCGAGGACGAGGTCGCCGACGTGGTCGAGGACGGCTGGCTCGACACCTTCGAGCGCCGGATCGTGTCCGTCGGCGACGTGACCGCCGCCGGCCACGATCTCGATCCGGCCGTCGAGCGCGACGGCGACGAGGTGACGGTTACGGAGTCGATCCGGGACGTGAACGAGCGCCGCGGCCTGAACGACGCGGTCGCGATCGTCGACTTCGTCGAGGGGACGTACGTCCAAGGCGTGATACCGGGGTACGAGTACGGCGAGCCCGTGACGGGGCTCATCAGCAGCGCGCGTGCGGCCGGCGGCGACGAGGGCGACGGCGTGTTCTGA
- a CDS encoding adenosylcobalamin-dependent ribonucleoside-diphosphate reductase, which produces MSRADLDADELELPIKRTEGDTLQARLTSNAYDNILPARYLRKDADGNPDETQEELFERVGHNVALAEAVFGADEPVTVTPDQIKPDHPRRDELAEEVFGAGVTADDEDAETELTVYNVNKFAYETVVPELPEDVRQHVEETADEFQELMERLSFMPNSPTLMNAGDELQQLSACFVDSPADDIDDIHQTAKEAAQVFQSGGGMGYAFWKLRPYGDSVGSTGGIASGPITFMRTFDQMCETIAQGGARRGAQMGVMRVSHPDVIQFLHAKNKDVSLANTLRLNDPDDFTHTSFADALEEARELIDDDGKVPKHLRNAVEGHLSNFNISVGVTDDFMDALDAGEEFTFTNPRTEEPHVATPETKELYDMFGLGEYVEVGEVLSVPAAEIWDQIVEGAHENGEPGVVYLERINKLHSFDVEENPEHRILATNPCGEQPLEEYEACNLGHINLSTLADLDAPDWRVWREEHADEYDSEEAAVEAFLEDAIDWAEFDYRIEMGTRFLENVVTMSDFPVPKIEEKVRDMRKIGLGVMGLAQLYIQLGVRYGSETGNLIAEELMTHINHGSKAASHDLAEERGSFNDWDESKYADPVRYADWFEQYVGEDPEDWADGYPIRNHNTTTIAPTGTTSMVGNTTGGCEPIYNVAYYKNVSDDVQGDEMLVEFDDYFLRTLEANDIDVDAVKAEAQEQMATNEFDGVDGLETVPDAIGELFVVTGDLTAKDHAGVQVACQTGVDSAISKTVNAPNDSTLEDAQEVFEYIYEHGGKGVTYYRDGTRSKQVLTTRADNAEFADESEAAEALVAQISEVFGGIEGFLENEDVQAALDEEVADLLESADERTVNIDYTEKRARPDSLRGVTQLVETGYGKMYITINEDPESGEPFEVFANIGHSGGFTNSFTESLAKVISTALRSGVDPREIVDELQGTRSPKIAWDKGEQIQSIPDAIGTAMRRYLDDEIEKRYPEQTSLDEVGAGADVTAPESDGGTAVESGVSDPGEPVDAGAPGPEDAGDVGEATDAVDELIANGESPECPDCGSMTLYYSEGCKTCESCGWSEC; this is translated from the coding sequence ATGAGTCGCGCCGACCTCGACGCCGACGAGCTCGAACTGCCGATCAAACGAACCGAGGGGGACACGCTGCAAGCGCGGCTCACGTCCAACGCCTACGACAACATCCTTCCCGCCCGCTACCTTCGCAAGGACGCGGACGGGAACCCCGACGAGACGCAGGAGGAGCTGTTCGAGCGCGTCGGTCACAACGTCGCGCTCGCGGAGGCCGTCTTCGGGGCCGACGAGCCCGTCACGGTCACGCCCGACCAGATCAAGCCCGATCACCCGCGCCGCGACGAGCTCGCCGAGGAAGTATTCGGTGCCGGGGTCACGGCCGACGACGAGGACGCCGAGACCGAGCTGACCGTCTACAACGTCAACAAGTTCGCCTACGAGACGGTCGTCCCCGAGCTTCCCGAGGACGTCCGCCAGCACGTCGAGGAGACGGCCGACGAGTTCCAGGAGCTGATGGAGCGGCTCTCGTTCATGCCGAACTCGCCGACGCTGATGAACGCCGGCGACGAGCTCCAGCAGCTGTCGGCCTGCTTCGTCGACTCCCCCGCCGACGACATCGACGACATCCATCAGACGGCCAAGGAGGCCGCGCAGGTGTTCCAGTCCGGCGGCGGGATGGGGTACGCGTTCTGGAAGCTCCGGCCGTACGGCGACTCGGTCGGCTCGACCGGCGGCATCGCCTCCGGGCCGATCACGTTCATGCGGACGTTCGACCAGATGTGTGAGACGATCGCGCAGGGCGGCGCGCGCCGCGGCGCCCAGATGGGCGTCATGCGCGTCTCGCACCCCGACGTGATCCAGTTCCTCCACGCGAAGAACAAGGACGTGAGCCTCGCGAACACGCTCCGGCTCAACGACCCCGACGACTTCACGCACACGTCGTTCGCGGACGCGCTGGAGGAGGCCCGCGAGCTCATCGACGACGACGGGAAGGTGCCCAAGCACCTCCGCAACGCCGTCGAGGGGCACCTCTCGAACTTCAACATCTCCGTCGGCGTCACCGACGACTTCATGGACGCGCTCGACGCCGGCGAGGAGTTCACGTTCACCAACCCCCGCACGGAGGAGCCCCACGTCGCCACCCCCGAGACGAAGGAGCTGTACGACATGTTCGGCCTCGGGGAGTACGTCGAGGTCGGCGAGGTGCTGTCGGTGCCCGCCGCCGAGATCTGGGACCAGATCGTCGAGGGCGCCCACGAGAACGGCGAGCCGGGCGTCGTCTACCTCGAACGGATCAACAAGCTCCACAGCTTCGACGTGGAAGAAAATCCCGAGCATAGAATACTTGCAACAAACCCCTGCGGCGAGCAGCCGCTCGAGGAGTACGAGGCCTGTAACCTCGGCCATATCAACCTCTCCACGCTCGCGGATCTCGACGCGCCCGACTGGCGGGTCTGGCGCGAGGAGCACGCCGACGAGTACGACAGCGAGGAGGCCGCCGTCGAGGCGTTCCTCGAGGACGCCATCGACTGGGCGGAGTTCGACTACCGCATCGAGATGGGGACGCGCTTCCTCGAGAACGTCGTCACCATGTCGGACTTCCCGGTCCCGAAGATCGAGGAGAAGGTCCGCGACATGCGCAAGATCGGCCTCGGCGTCATGGGGCTCGCGCAGCTGTACATCCAGCTGGGCGTCCGCTACGGCTCCGAAACGGGCAACCTGATCGCCGAGGAGCTGATGACCCACATCAACCACGGGTCGAAGGCCGCCAGCCACGACCTCGCCGAGGAGCGCGGCAGCTTCAACGACTGGGACGAGTCGAAGTACGCCGACCCCGTCCGCTACGCCGACTGGTTCGAGCAGTACGTCGGCGAGGACCCCGAGGACTGGGCAGACGGCTACCCGATCCGGAACCACAACACGACGACGATCGCGCCGACCGGCACCACCTCGATGGTGGGCAACACGACCGGCGGCTGCGAGCCCATCTACAACGTCGCCTACTACAAGAACGTCTCCGACGACGTGCAGGGCGACGAGATGCTCGTCGAGTTCGACGACTACTTCCTGCGCACGCTGGAGGCGAACGACATCGACGTCGACGCCGTGAAGGCGGAGGCACAAGAGCAGATGGCGACCAACGAGTTCGACGGCGTCGACGGGCTGGAGACGGTGCCGGACGCCATCGGCGAGCTGTTCGTCGTCACGGGCGACCTCACCGCGAAGGACCACGCGGGCGTGCAGGTCGCCTGCCAGACGGGCGTCGACTCGGCCATCTCGAAGACGGTCAACGCGCCCAACGACTCCACGCTCGAGGACGCCCAGGAGGTCTTCGAGTACATCTACGAGCACGGCGGCAAGGGTGTCACCTACTACCGCGACGGCACCCGCTCGAAGCAGGTGCTCACCACGCGCGCCGACAACGCCGAGTTCGCCGACGAGAGCGAGGCCGCGGAGGCGCTCGTCGCCCAGATCTCCGAGGTGTTCGGCGGCATCGAGGGGTTCCTCGAGAACGAGGACGTACAGGCCGCGCTCGACGAGGAGGTCGCGGACCTGCTTGAGTCGGCCGACGAGCGGACGGTCAACATCGACTACACCGAGAAACGCGCCCGACCGGACTCGCTGCGCGGGGTCACTCAGCTCGTCGAGACCGGCTACGGGAAGATGTACATCACCATCAACGAGGACCCCGAGTCGGGCGAGCCGTTCGAGGTGTTCGCCAACATCGGCCACTCCGGCGGCTTCACCAACTCCTTCACGGAGTCGCTGGCGAAGGTCATCTCGACGGCGTTGCGCTCGGGGGTCGACCCGCGCGAGATCGTCGACGAGCTGCAGGGGACCCGCTCGCCGAAGATCGCCTGGGACAAGGGCGAGCAGATCCAATCGATCCCGGACGCGATCGGCACGGCGATGCGCCGCTACCTCGACGACGAGATCGAGAAGCGCTACCCCGAGCAGACGAGCCTCGACGAGGTCGGCGCGGGCGCCGACGTGACCGCCCCCGAGTCGGACGGCGGGACGGCCGTCGAGAGCGGGGTCTCCGACCCCGGGGAGCCCGTCGACGCGGGCGCGCCCGGACCGGAGGACGCCGGCGACGTCGGGGAGGCCACGGACGCCGTGGACGAACTCATCGCCAACGGCGAGTCGCCGGAGTGTCCCGACTGCGGGAGCATGACGCTGTACTACTCCGAGGGCTGCAAAACCTGCGAGAGTTGCGGCTGGTCCGAGTGCTGA
- a CDS encoding DUF7537 family lipoprotein encodes MRRPVLTLALAFAVLLAGCGAGGGGDGGRTVNPALATTPTASPTPTPEPGYPPGVATDAVDVPTLAASHDRALRDVNSTVRFRRTVVAANGTTLSTRHSVIEQAGGRLGGDYVRNGSLPGANGPPIRAFAFWTNGSVTALRTVDDDGAVSYRGVPGEPPTIANTDDSGEEQVLAAFDGTDVRPTGTVAVAGERLFVLAAEHERLNRSGVRVENFSATAYVTEAGIVRGYELRYTATYGTGTDSVTATVVERFRVTTGDTDARPPAWVDEALDAGADGETEAETESAP; translated from the coding sequence ATGCGACGCCCCGTCCTCACGCTCGCGCTCGCGTTCGCCGTCCTCCTCGCCGGCTGCGGCGCCGGGGGCGGCGGCGACGGCGGCCGGACGGTGAATCCCGCGCTCGCGACCACGCCGACCGCGTCGCCGACGCCGACGCCCGAGCCGGGCTACCCGCCCGGCGTCGCGACCGACGCCGTCGACGTACCGACGCTCGCAGCGAGTCACGACCGGGCGCTCCGTGACGTGAACTCGACCGTCCGGTTCCGGCGGACCGTCGTCGCGGCCAACGGGACGACGCTGTCGACGCGCCACAGCGTCATCGAGCAGGCGGGCGGCCGACTCGGAGGCGACTACGTCCGAAACGGAAGCCTGCCGGGAGCGAACGGGCCGCCGATCCGGGCGTTCGCGTTCTGGACGAACGGGAGCGTCACGGCGCTGCGAACGGTCGACGACGACGGCGCGGTCAGCTATCGGGGAGTTCCGGGCGAGCCGCCGACGATCGCCAACACCGACGACAGCGGGGAGGAACAGGTGCTCGCCGCGTTCGACGGAACGGACGTTCGACCCACCGGCACGGTCGCCGTCGCCGGCGAGCGACTGTTCGTGCTCGCCGCCGAACACGAACGGCTCAACCGGAGCGGGGTCCGGGTTGAGAACTTCAGCGCCACGGCGTACGTCACCGAGGCCGGGATCGTCCGCGGGTACGAGCTCCGCTACACCGCGACGTACGGAACCGGGACCGACTCGGTCACCGCGACCGTCGTCGAGCGCTTCCGCGTGACGACCGGCGACACCGACGCGAGGCCGCCGGCGTGGGTCGACGAAGCCCTCGACGCGGGCGCGGACGGGGAGACGGAAGCGGAAACCGAGAGCGCCCCCTGA
- a CDS encoding Lrp/AsnC family transcriptional regulator produces the protein MVVAYVMVKAASGDADRIRESILDLDGVAEAHIVAGDMDFVVKVDVDEPADVKLVAADGIQGISGVETTQTYIAMG, from the coding sequence ATGGTCGTCGCGTACGTGATGGTGAAGGCCGCCTCCGGCGACGCCGACCGCATCCGCGAGTCCATCCTCGATCTCGACGGCGTCGCCGAGGCGCACATCGTCGCCGGCGACATGGACTTCGTCGTCAAGGTCGACGTGGACGAGCCGGCCGACGTGAAGCTCGTCGCCGCCGATGGGATCCAAGGGATCTCCGGTGTAGAGACCACACAGACGTACATCGCGATGGGGTGA
- a CDS encoding Lrp/AsnC family transcriptional regulator, translating into MVHAFVMVKVSGDADTSAVADAISGVETVTEAHVVAGDFDVVAEVDAPDMYTVLDTVADAVRGVDGVIDTRTYVSMTE; encoded by the coding sequence ATGGTTCACGCGTTCGTGATGGTGAAGGTGAGCGGGGACGCGGACACGTCGGCCGTCGCCGACGCGATCTCCGGGGTCGAGACCGTGACGGAGGCGCACGTCGTCGCGGGCGACTTCGACGTGGTCGCGGAGGTCGACGCGCCCGACATGTACACCGTGCTCGACACCGTCGCCGACGCGGTCCGCGGCGTCGACGGTGTCATCGACACGCGGACGTACGTGTCGATGACGGAGTGA
- a CDS encoding alpha/beta fold hydrolase — MATVESNGVETHYERRGDGPPVVFVHGAIVDHTQWVPQLDAFADEYTVVAYDVRGHGPTGGSDRETYTVDPFAEDPAALVDALDLDRPVVCGLSMGGCIAMRYAARYPDGLSGLVLADTFGPAPLTLGERLQREALRLTVPSVRVFGSPRVERATVWILGRLSDENVAGDYDRTEAIRETGPPMSTAEFAKVIRALASFDRVHVDLATIAAPTLVLRGEHDAAFVRRQSSALGALIPDADVPEGPARETRRPSTRPRSSPPRSAAFWSVSARRTPRLGPKLRARRAASATREHDRPVGGRHASAHVRDRRDVRTGADPLRRSAPPPLEPTPFPQAGGLR, encoded by the coding sequence ATGGCCACCGTGGAATCGAACGGCGTCGAGACGCACTACGAGCGCCGCGGCGACGGTCCGCCCGTCGTGTTCGTCCACGGCGCGATCGTCGACCACACCCAGTGGGTGCCGCAACTCGACGCGTTCGCGGACGAGTACACCGTCGTCGCCTACGACGTACGGGGCCACGGCCCGACGGGCGGCTCCGATCGGGAAACATACACCGTCGACCCGTTCGCGGAAGATCCGGCGGCGCTGGTCGACGCGCTCGATCTCGATCGTCCCGTCGTCTGCGGGCTGTCGATGGGCGGGTGCATCGCGATGAGGTACGCGGCGCGGTACCCCGACGGGCTCTCGGGGCTCGTGCTCGCGGACACGTTCGGTCCCGCGCCGCTCACGCTCGGGGAGCGCCTCCAGCGGGAGGCGTTGCGGCTGACGGTCCCGTCCGTCCGCGTTTTCGGCTCCCCTCGCGTCGAGCGGGCGACGGTGTGGATCCTGGGGCGGCTCTCGGACGAGAACGTCGCCGGCGACTACGATCGAACCGAGGCGATCCGCGAGACGGGACCGCCGATGTCGACCGCGGAGTTCGCGAAGGTGATCCGCGCGCTGGCGTCGTTCGACCGGGTGCACGTCGACCTCGCGACGATCGCGGCGCCGACGCTCGTGTTGCGCGGCGAGCACGACGCGGCGTTTGTCCGCCGGCAGTCGTCGGCGCTCGGGGCGCTGATTCCCGACGCCGACGTTCCGGAGGGCCCGGCGCGGGAGACGCGTCGACCCTCGACGAGGCCACGTTCGTCACCGCCGCGATCCGCCGCCTTCTGGAGCGTGTCGGCACGACGAACTCCGAGACTCGGTCCGAAACTCCGGGCCCGGCGAGCGGCGTCGGCGACGCGTGAGCACGACCGGCCCGTGGGCGGCCGGCACGCATCCGCACACGTTCGTGACCGGCGGGACGTCCGGACGGGGGCCGACCCGCTCAGGCGGTCGGCTCCGCCGCCGCTGGAGCCGACTCCGTTTCCGCAAGCGGGAGGGTTACGGTGA
- a CDS encoding thiamine pyrophosphate-dependent enzyme: protein MTRIVGTRDLDETRFDAEDARAALRDIVRTRRFDERALALQRRGWMSGYPPFEGQEAAQVGAAHAMAPEDHLFPTYRSNALQIARGVPMSDILLFRRGFPEYHSDHDVPVFPQAVPIASQIPHAAGAGMAATYADEDWASLVCFGDGATSEGDFHEGLNFAGVFDAPTVFFCENNGWAISLPRERQTASESIAVKADAYGIEGVRVDGNDPLATRAVVENALERARDGDPVLVEALTYRRGAHTTADDPSQYRDGDPDLPAWRVRDPLDRFAEWCREQGIVDDGFLEEVTDAANDELGEAVETAESVPRPEPEDMFDSLSEDLPADVRRQREAARAVADEHPETYELDR, encoded by the coding sequence GTGACGCGGATCGTCGGGACGCGCGACCTCGACGAAACCCGCTTCGACGCCGAGGACGCCCGCGCGGCACTGCGCGACATCGTCCGCACCCGCCGGTTCGACGAGCGCGCGCTCGCCCTCCAGCGGCGCGGGTGGATGAGCGGCTACCCGCCGTTCGAGGGCCAGGAGGCCGCGCAGGTCGGCGCCGCCCACGCGATGGCGCCCGAGGATCACCTGTTCCCCACCTACCGGTCGAACGCCCTCCAGATAGCCCGCGGCGTCCCGATGAGCGACATCCTGCTGTTTCGGCGCGGCTTCCCCGAGTACCACTCCGACCACGACGTCCCCGTCTTCCCGCAGGCGGTACCCATCGCCAGCCAGATCCCGCACGCCGCCGGCGCGGGGATGGCGGCGACCTACGCGGACGAGGACTGGGCGAGTCTGGTCTGCTTCGGCGACGGCGCGACCTCGGAGGGCGACTTCCACGAGGGGCTGAACTTCGCGGGCGTGTTCGACGCCCCGACCGTCTTCTTCTGTGAGAACAACGGTTGGGCCATCTCGCTGCCCCGCGAGCGGCAGACCGCCAGCGAGTCGATCGCGGTCAAGGCCGACGCCTACGGCATCGAGGGCGTCCGGGTCGACGGCAACGACCCGCTCGCCACGCGGGCGGTCGTCGAGAACGCGCTGGAGCGCGCCCGCGACGGCGACCCGGTGCTCGTGGAGGCGCTCACCTACCGACGGGGCGCCCACACCACCGCCGACGACCCGAGCCAGTACCGCGACGGCGACCCGGACCTGCCGGCGTGGCGCGTGCGCGACCCGCTCGACCGGTTCGCCGAGTGGTGCCGCGAGCAGGGGATCGTCGACGACGGCTTCCTCGAGGAAGTCACCGACGCGGCGAACGACGAACTCGGCGAGGCCGTCGAGACCGCCGAGTCGGTGCCGCGACCGGAGCCGGAGGACATGTTCGACTCGCTGTCCGAGGATCTCCCCGCGGACGTGCGTCGACAGCGCGAGGCTGCCCGCGCGGTCGCCGACGAGCACCCCGAGACGTACGAGCTGGATCGATAG
- the tmk gene encoding dTMP kinase codes for MLLTLEGLDGSGKTTAWEALRHVHPDATFTREPTDSWYGDAVYRSIDGDDADPLAELFLYIADHADHLSRVVRPALSDGDLVVSDRYTDSRYAYQAATLADSDLQRPLEYIRGIHGAFTREPDATIYLDVDPETAAARAGATDKYERASFLAEVQSNYERLIDAEPERFVRVDADRSPEEVLDAVEDTVERLVEAHGDQPER; via the coding sequence ATGCTCCTCACGCTCGAAGGGCTCGACGGGAGCGGGAAGACCACCGCCTGGGAGGCCCTCCGCCACGTCCACCCCGACGCCACGTTCACTCGCGAGCCGACCGACTCGTGGTACGGCGACGCCGTCTACCGGTCGATCGACGGAGACGACGCCGACCCGCTGGCCGAGCTGTTCCTCTACATCGCCGACCACGCGGACCACCTCTCGCGGGTGGTTCGCCCGGCGCTTTCCGACGGCGATCTGGTGGTCTCCGACCGCTACACCGACTCGCGGTACGCCTACCAGGCCGCCACTCTGGCCGACTCCGACCTCCAGCGTCCGCTCGAATACATCCGCGGCATCCACGGCGCGTTCACGCGCGAGCCGGACGCGACGATCTACCTAGACGTCGACCCGGAGACGGCGGCCGCGCGCGCCGGCGCGACAGACAAGTACGAGCGCGCCTCGTTTCTCGCGGAGGTGCAGTCGAACTACGAGCGGCTGATCGACGCCGAGCCCGAGCGGTTCGTCCGCGTCGACGCCGACCGCTCGCCCGAGGAAGTGCTCGACGCCGTCGAGGACACCGTCGAGCGACTCGTCGAAGCACACGGCGACCAACCCGAGCGCTGA
- a CDS encoding potassium channel family protein has translation MRFIVIGGGRVGLRTARVLHEEGHDVTVVERDADRADRARAGGFSVVEGDGSREDVLAKAAVERADAVGALTSDLNANFAACMIAKHHGCRTVMRIDEDYREEIYRKYADEVDEIIYPERLGAIGAKNALLGGNIQAIADIAEHLQVLLFTIPEESPMRGYTLSEVELPANARLLAFGKRDEPMGIPLPDNSLETGDRVAVLADFDVLDDVRRLLVGDDAGETLASAASAGGGA, from the coding sequence ATGCGTTTCATTGTCATCGGAGGGGGCCGCGTCGGTCTGCGCACGGCGCGGGTGCTCCACGAGGAGGGCCACGACGTGACGGTCGTCGAGCGCGACGCCGATCGGGCGGACCGAGCCCGCGCCGGCGGCTTCAGCGTCGTCGAGGGCGACGGCTCGCGCGAGGACGTGCTGGCGAAGGCGGCCGTCGAGCGTGCGGACGCCGTCGGAGCGCTGACGAGCGACCTGAACGCGAACTTCGCGGCGTGCATGATCGCGAAGCACCACGGCTGCCGCACCGTGATGCGTATCGACGAGGACTACCGCGAGGAGATCTACCGGAAGTACGCCGACGAGGTCGACGAGATCATCTACCCCGAGCGGCTGGGCGCCATCGGCGCGAAGAACGCGTTGCTGGGCGGCAACATCCAGGCGATCGCCGACATCGCCGAACACCTCCAAGTGCTGCTGTTCACGATCCCCGAGGAGTCGCCGATGCGCGGATACACGCTCTCGGAGGTCGAGTTGCCCGCGAACGCGCGGCTGCTGGCGTTCGGCAAACGCGACGAGCCGATGGGGATCCCGCTGCCTGACAACTCGCTGGAGACGGGTGACCGCGTCGCCGTCCTCGCGGACTTCGACGTGCTCGACGACGTGCGGAGGCTGTTGGTCGGCGACGACGCCGGCGAGACGCTCGCCTCGGCCGCGAGCGCGGGGGGTGGTGCCTGA